In Curtobacterium sp. MCPF17_002, one genomic interval encodes:
- the rplQ gene encoding 50S ribosomal protein L17 encodes MPKPTKGPRLGGGPAHERLLLSNLANALFTHGRITTTETKAKRLRPVAERLITFAKRGDLHARRRVIAALRDKSVVHTLFTEIAPQVADRQGGYTRITKLGFRKGDNAPLASIELVLEPVSGTPAPVTRNAAPAAAAPVEEPAADETSTDETSTEEAPVEETETTEESAPVAEESETEAAAEVEEDAAAKSDDSK; translated from the coding sequence ATGCCGAAGCCCACCAAGGGCCCCCGCCTCGGTGGCGGCCCCGCCCACGAGCGCCTGCTCCTGAGCAACCTCGCCAACGCCCTGTTCACGCACGGTCGCATCACCACCACCGAGACGAAGGCCAAGCGCCTCCGTCCGGTCGCCGAGCGGCTCATCACGTTCGCGAAGCGCGGCGACCTGCACGCTCGTCGTCGGGTCATCGCCGCCCTCCGCGACAAGTCCGTTGTGCACACGCTGTTCACGGAGATCGCTCCGCAGGTCGCCGACCGTCAGGGCGGCTACACCCGCATCACGAAGCTCGGTTTCCGCAAGGGCGACAACGCTCCCCTCGCGTCGATCGAGCTCGTCCTCGAGCCGGTGTCGGGCACGCCCGCGCCGGTGACGCGCAACGCTGCTCCGGCCGCCGCTGCGCCGGTCGAGGAGCCTGCCGCCGACGAGACCAGCACCGACGAGACCAGCACCGAGGAGGCCCCGGTCGAGGAGACCGAGACCACCGAGGAGTCCGCTCCGGTCGCCGAGGAGTCCGAGACCGAGGCTGCTGCCGAGGTCGAGGAAGACGCTGCTGCGAAGTCGGACGACAGCAAGTAG
- the rpsM gene encoding 30S ribosomal protein S13, whose protein sequence is MARLAGVDIPREKRVEIALTYIYGVGRTRAVQALAETGISGDIRVKDLTDDQLVALRDFIEGNFKVEGDLRREVAADIRRKVEIGSYEGLRHRRGLPVRGQRTKTNARTRKGPKRTVAGKKKAR, encoded by the coding sequence ATGGCACGTCTAGCAGGCGTCGACATCCCGCGCGAGAAGCGCGTGGAGATCGCACTCACGTACATCTACGGCGTCGGCCGTACCCGCGCGGTCCAGGCACTCGCCGAGACCGGTATCTCCGGTGACATCCGCGTCAAGGACCTGACCGACGACCAGCTCGTCGCCCTCCGTGACTTCATCGAGGGCAACTTCAAGGTGGAGGGTGACCTCCGCCGTGAGGTCGCCGCCGACATCCGCCGCAAGGTCGAGATCGGTAGCTACGAGGGTCTTCGCCACCGTCGTGGTCTCCCGGTGCGCGGTCAGCGCACCAAGACCAACGCGCGTACCCGCAAGGGTCCGAAGCGCACCGTGGCAGGCAAGAAGAAGGCTCGATAG
- a CDS encoding ABC transporter permease — protein MTTMTPTTGTSTPRVAPRPGVGGSGLGATVRQSFTMAYRGLVKVRRTPEQLFDVTLMPIIFTVMFTYIFGGAIAGDIASYLPIIIPGILVQTNITSSIVTGVQLREDMDKGVFDRFKSLPIARIAPLAGALLADTVRYAIATTITFVTGFAMGLRPEGGFGSVVLAGLLVVVVAWAVSWIFAYFGVIARTASSVSGISNMVLFPLTFLSNAFVPTDTLPDWLRWFSEVNPISHLITAVRDLINHGTVTGDLWISLLGAAVIVAVFAPLTVRAYMRKA, from the coding sequence ATGACCACCATGACCCCCACCACGGGCACCTCCACACCACGGGTCGCCCCACGCCCCGGCGTCGGCGGCTCCGGTCTCGGCGCCACGGTCCGGCAGTCCTTCACGATGGCGTACCGCGGCCTGGTGAAGGTCCGGCGGACGCCCGAGCAGCTGTTCGACGTCACCCTGATGCCGATCATCTTCACCGTGATGTTCACGTACATCTTCGGTGGCGCGATCGCCGGCGACATCGCCAGCTACCTGCCGATCATCATCCCCGGCATCCTCGTGCAGACGAACATCACGTCGTCGATCGTCACCGGCGTCCAGCTCCGCGAGGACATGGACAAAGGCGTGTTCGACCGCTTCAAGTCCCTGCCGATCGCCCGCATCGCACCGCTCGCCGGCGCCCTGCTGGCGGACACGGTCCGGTACGCGATCGCGACGACGATCACCTTCGTCACGGGCTTCGCGATGGGGCTCCGTCCCGAGGGCGGGTTCGGCTCGGTCGTCCTCGCCGGCCTGCTCGTGGTCGTGGTCGCCTGGGCGGTCAGCTGGATCTTCGCCTACTTCGGCGTCATCGCACGCACGGCGTCGAGCGTCTCCGGCATCTCGAACATGGTGCTGTTCCCGCTGACGTTCCTGTCGAACGCCTTCGTGCCGACCGACACCCTGCCGGACTGGCTGCGCTGGTTCTCCGAGGTGAACCCGATCTCGCACCTCATCACCGCCGTGCGCGACCTCATCAACCACGGCACCGTGACGGGCGACCTCTGGATCAGCCTGCTCGGCGCCGCCGTGATCGTCGCGGTGTTCGCCCCGCTCACCGTCCGGGCGTACATGCGGAAGGCGTGA
- the rpsK gene encoding 30S ribosomal protein S11 produces the protein MATPKTAARKPRRKEKKNVAVGQAHIKSTFNNTIVSITDPSGAVLSWASSGAVGFKGSRKSTPFAAQLAAESAARQAQEHGVKKVDVFVKGPGSGRETAIRSLQAAGLEVGSINDVTPQAHNGCRPPKRRRV, from the coding sequence ATGGCTACCCCCAAGACTGCCGCGCGCAAGCCGCGCCGCAAGGAGAAGAAGAACGTCGCTGTGGGCCAGGCCCACATCAAGAGCACGTTCAACAACACGATCGTCAGCATCACCGACCCCTCGGGTGCCGTCCTCAGCTGGGCGTCCTCGGGAGCCGTGGGCTTCAAGGGTTCGCGCAAGTCGACGCCGTTCGCGGCGCAGCTCGCCGCCGAGTCCGCTGCGCGTCAGGCGCAGGAGCACGGCGTCAAGAAGGTCGACGTCTTCGTGAAGGGTCCGGGTTCGGGCCGCGAGACCGCGATCCGCTCCCTCCAGGCCGCTGGCCTCGAGGTCGGCTCGATCAACGACGTCACGCCGCAGGCGCACAACGGGTGCCGCCCGCCCAAGCGCCGTCGCGTCTGA
- the infA gene encoding translation initiation factor IF-1, with product MAKKDGVIEIEGSVLEALPNAMFRVELTNGHKVLAHISGKMRQHYIRILPEDRVIVELSPYDLTRGRIVYRYK from the coding sequence ATGGCCAAGAAAGACGGCGTCATCGAGATCGAAGGCTCGGTGCTCGAAGCTCTGCCCAACGCGATGTTCCGCGTTGAGCTGACCAACGGACACAAGGTCCTCGCGCACATCTCCGGGAAGATGCGCCAGCACTACATCCGCATCCTCCCTGAGGACCGCGTGATCGTGGAGCTGAGCCCGTACGACCTGACCCGCGGCCGGATCGTCTACCGCTACAAGTGA
- the rpmJ gene encoding 50S ribosomal protein L36 — translation MKVKPSVKPMCEHCRVIRRKGRVMVICKSNPRHKQRQG, via the coding sequence ATGAAGGTCAAGCCCAGCGTCAAGCCCATGTGCGAGCACTGCCGTGTCATCCGCCGCAAGGGCCGCGTCATGGTGATCTGCAAGAGCAACCCGCGTCACAAGCAGCGTCAGGGCTAG
- a CDS encoding metalloregulator ArsR/SmtB family transcription factor gives MHAFDVLGDPVRRRLVELLAEDDHTAGALTDVIAGEFGISQPAVSRHLRVLREAGFASAAPRGTSRVYRLEARAVDELDHAVERYRALWRQRLDALTTEIARGRRQRPDAPRPEHDAAPSDAAPSDAARHDEES, from the coding sequence GTGCACGCATTCGACGTCCTCGGTGACCCGGTCCGTCGACGGCTGGTCGAGCTCCTCGCCGAGGACGACCACACCGCCGGCGCACTGACGGACGTCATCGCCGGAGAGTTCGGCATCTCCCAGCCCGCGGTCTCCCGACACCTCCGGGTCCTGCGCGAGGCCGGGTTCGCGTCCGCTGCACCTCGTGGGACGTCGCGTGTGTACCGGCTGGAAGCCCGCGCGGTCGACGAGCTCGACCACGCCGTCGAACGGTACCGCGCGCTCTGGCGGCAGCGGCTCGACGCCCTCACCACCGAGATCGCCCGCGGCCGCCGCCAGCGACCGGATGCGCCGCGGCCCGAGCACGACGCAGCACCATCCGACGCAGCACCATCCGACGCAGCACGACACGACGAGGAGTCATGA
- a CDS encoding BTAD domain-containing putative transcriptional regulator → MPEQPRVAVLGPVTVAGPSGLPTPVPGALARSFLTALVLARGHAVTTEALIDELWPADQPRGARAALQTLVSRLRRTLADGVVVSTSTGYALGCDPDDVDLARAERSAADHAAPDVVRAALDLWRGTPGDDVDGDLGDALAERAAAARRALRRSLGTALLDAGHADEAVDVWTTEAQANPFDEVAVAGCMHALVAAGRTAEALAVFAAHRDRLVDELGADPSADLVRLNADLLRRSAADTGRARRIGLRAAPNALVGRQDDVDAVTDLLSRNRLVTILGAGGLGKTRLAQAVAADVPATCGVVVFELAPLAAEDVVPALGALLGIAEFRSARSLRDVVVADLRSRVVRALADGPTLLVLDNCEHLVDAVAAIAADLLAAAPELRILTTSRSPLAIAGEAVAPLAPLPVEADGAAVRLFTERARAARPGAVLPVDAVRRICTRLDGSPLAIELAAARIRGMSAADIERRLDDRFALLRGGDRSAPERHRTLLAVIEWSWRLLDTGAQDLLTRLALFPDGLAVDAVEAVAAPDRRDDALDDLAELVEQSLVQLVEHEGEPVRYRLLETVREFGAARLDERGTTDAVRRAMIGWGRDFAADRNLFTLTGEAQLDRFREVGREADNLVTLLRWALGSGDGPAVAHLFAALGGFWTLRGAHGEVVAIGPEIVPVLRRMSQRPEDRPAVVLGLVVTGASSAFTDRRTAALAVSTLRRTMRAGATGFAVLDAQAALLLTLGRPADGHALLARYRDDADPGVACLANMLSAPLAENDGDFDDALRYAKRAAALARVTDDAWTTGSGAVTMTQLLAQTGRHTEALEAAEVAREQLERFGADDDLYEIGWTIGLCAASTGDVVRARSIAADLQHRPVEARGGFDGDRAQIGVLAVAIGAECARYDGDFAGAAAEYARAWDFVFPYRKQTPHWSLMAGAARLAAEDEAAASAPAGAEPRLQADANRTAVARRLRVGALVMLRVHPWWLDLPVIGTAFLGLAIAAARTGRADHAARCWSFATRLGSRQDFAVLLHTRVRPVLAAVVGDAALADAETASAGWDRAEAVARARLLLEELRFTPSACTPGR, encoded by the coding sequence GTGCCCGAGCAGCCCCGCGTCGCCGTCCTCGGACCCGTGACGGTCGCGGGCCCCTCGGGGTTGCCGACGCCCGTCCCCGGGGCCCTCGCGCGGTCGTTCCTCACCGCGCTCGTGCTCGCACGCGGGCACGCCGTGACGACCGAGGCGCTCATCGACGAGCTCTGGCCGGCCGACCAGCCCCGCGGCGCCCGTGCCGCCCTGCAGACGCTCGTGTCCCGACTGCGGCGGACCCTGGCGGACGGCGTCGTCGTCTCCACCAGCACCGGGTACGCACTCGGGTGCGACCCCGACGACGTCGACCTCGCACGCGCCGAACGCTCGGCGGCGGACCACGCGGCACCGGACGTCGTCCGCGCTGCGCTGGACCTCTGGCGGGGGACGCCGGGCGACGACGTCGACGGCGACCTCGGCGACGCGCTCGCCGAACGGGCCGCCGCTGCCCGGCGCGCGCTCCGCCGGTCGCTCGGCACGGCGCTCCTCGACGCCGGCCACGCCGACGAGGCCGTGGACGTCTGGACGACGGAGGCCCAGGCGAACCCCTTCGACGAGGTCGCCGTCGCCGGGTGCATGCACGCGCTCGTCGCCGCGGGACGCACCGCCGAGGCGCTCGCCGTCTTCGCCGCGCACCGCGACCGTCTCGTGGACGAGCTCGGTGCGGATCCCTCCGCCGACCTGGTGCGCCTGAACGCCGACCTGCTCCGTCGATCGGCTGCCGACACCGGGCGGGCCCGCCGCATCGGCCTCCGGGCAGCGCCGAACGCGCTGGTCGGGCGGCAGGACGACGTCGACGCGGTCACGGACCTGCTGTCCCGGAACCGCCTCGTGACGATCCTCGGCGCGGGCGGGCTCGGCAAGACCCGTCTCGCGCAGGCGGTCGCCGCCGACGTGCCGGCGACGTGCGGTGTCGTCGTGTTCGAGTTGGCTCCGCTCGCCGCCGAGGACGTCGTCCCCGCCCTCGGGGCACTGCTCGGGATCGCCGAGTTCCGCTCCGCGCGGTCCCTCCGTGACGTCGTGGTCGCCGACCTGCGGAGCCGGGTCGTCCGAGCGCTCGCCGACGGTCCGACCCTGCTCGTGCTGGACAACTGCGAACACCTCGTCGACGCCGTCGCCGCGATCGCCGCCGACCTGCTCGCCGCCGCCCCGGAACTCCGGATCCTGACGACGTCGCGGTCGCCGCTCGCGATCGCCGGCGAGGCCGTGGCGCCCCTCGCGCCCCTGCCGGTCGAGGCCGACGGCGCTGCGGTCCGGCTGTTCACCGAGCGCGCCCGGGCAGCACGACCCGGTGCCGTGCTGCCCGTCGACGCCGTCCGCCGGATCTGCACCAGGCTCGACGGGTCGCCGCTCGCGATCGAGCTCGCCGCCGCGCGCATCCGCGGCATGAGTGCCGCCGACATCGAACGACGGCTCGACGACCGGTTCGCGCTGCTCCGGGGCGGCGACCGCAGCGCTCCGGAACGGCACCGCACCCTGCTCGCCGTCATCGAGTGGAGCTGGCGGCTGCTCGACACGGGAGCGCAGGACCTGCTCACCCGGCTCGCCCTGTTCCCGGACGGCCTCGCCGTCGACGCCGTCGAGGCCGTGGCCGCGCCGGACCGACGGGACGACGCGCTGGACGACCTCGCCGAACTCGTCGAGCAGTCCCTCGTCCAGCTCGTCGAGCACGAGGGGGAGCCCGTCCGCTACCGCCTGCTCGAGACCGTCCGCGAGTTCGGGGCCGCGCGCCTCGACGAGCGCGGGACCACCGACGCCGTGCGCCGGGCGATGATCGGCTGGGGGCGGGACTTCGCCGCGGACCGGAACCTGTTCACCCTGACCGGGGAAGCGCAGCTCGACCGGTTCCGCGAGGTCGGCCGGGAAGCCGACAACCTCGTGACGCTCCTGCGCTGGGCCCTCGGTTCCGGCGACGGACCCGCGGTCGCGCACCTGTTCGCCGCGCTCGGCGGGTTCTGGACGCTCCGCGGTGCCCACGGCGAGGTCGTCGCGATCGGACCGGAGATCGTCCCGGTGCTCCGGCGGATGTCGCAGCGGCCGGAGGACCGCCCCGCCGTGGTGCTCGGGCTCGTCGTGACCGGTGCGTCGTCGGCGTTCACCGACCGGCGGACGGCCGCGCTCGCGGTGTCGACGCTCCGGCGCACGATGCGTGCGGGGGCGACCGGGTTCGCCGTCCTGGACGCGCAGGCGGCACTGCTCCTCACCCTCGGCCGCCCGGCCGACGGCCACGCCCTGCTCGCCCGGTACCGCGACGACGCCGACCCCGGCGTCGCCTGCCTGGCGAACATGCTCAGCGCGCCGCTCGCCGAGAACGACGGTGACTTCGACGACGCCCTGCGCTACGCGAAGCGGGCCGCAGCGCTCGCGCGGGTCACCGACGACGCCTGGACCACGGGATCCGGCGCGGTCACCATGACCCAGCTGCTCGCGCAGACCGGCCGGCACACCGAAGCGCTGGAAGCCGCCGAGGTCGCCCGGGAGCAGCTCGAACGGTTCGGTGCCGACGACGACCTGTACGAGATCGGCTGGACGATCGGGCTCTGTGCCGCGTCCACCGGCGACGTCGTGCGCGCCCGGTCGATCGCGGCCGACCTGCAGCACCGACCCGTGGAGGCGCGAGGCGGCTTCGACGGCGACCGCGCGCAGATCGGTGTGCTCGCCGTCGCCATCGGTGCCGAGTGCGCCCGGTACGACGGCGACTTCGCCGGCGCAGCCGCCGAGTACGCGCGAGCCTGGGACTTCGTGTTCCCGTACCGGAAGCAGACGCCGCACTGGTCCCTGATGGCAGGCGCGGCACGACTCGCGGCGGAGGACGAGGCGGCGGCGAGCGCGCCCGCCGGAGCCGAGCCGCGCCTCCAGGCCGACGCGAACCGCACCGCGGTCGCCCGCCGCCTGCGTGTCGGAGCCCTCGTGATGCTCCGTGTCCACCCGTGGTGGCTCGACCTGCCCGTCATCGGCACGGCGTTCCTCGGACTGGCGATCGCCGCGGCCCGCACCGGCCGAGCGGACCACGCGGCCCGGTGCTGGTCCTTCGCCACCCGGCTCGGCTCCCGGCAGGACTTCGCCGTGCTGCTGCACACCCGCGTCCGGCCGGTGCTGGCCGCCGTGGTCGGCGACGCAGCGCTCGCCGACGCCGAGACGGCCTCGGCCGGGTGGGACCGGGCCGAGGCCGTCGCGCGGGCGAGGCTCCTGCTCGAGGAGCTGCGGTTCACGCCTTCCGCATGTACGCCCGGACGGTGA
- a CDS encoding DNA-directed RNA polymerase subunit alpha, with protein MLIAQRPTLTEETISEFRSRFVIEPLEPGFGYTLGNSLRRTLLSSIPGAAVTSIRIDGVLHEFSTVPGVKEDVTEIILNIKSLVVSSEHDEPITAYLRKQGAGQVTAADISAPAGVEIHNPDLVIATLNDTARFELELTIERGRGYVSATQNRSEFSEAGQIPIDSIYSPVLKVTYRVEATRAGERTDFDRLVVDVESKPAITPRDAIASAGRTLVELFGLARELNTAAEGIEIGPAPVDAVLSNELQTPIEDLDLSVRSYNCLKREGINTVSELVALSETQLMNIRNFGQKSVDEVKDKLTELGLSLKDTVPGFDGAHFYSGYDEDESNN; from the coding sequence GTGCTCATTGCACAGCGCCCCACCCTGACCGAGGAAACGATCTCCGAGTTCCGCTCGCGCTTCGTCATCGAGCCGCTCGAGCCGGGCTTCGGCTACACCCTCGGCAACTCGCTGCGCCGCACGCTCCTCTCCTCGATCCCCGGTGCGGCTGTCACCAGCATCCGCATCGACGGCGTCCTCCACGAATTCAGCACCGTTCCCGGTGTCAAGGAAGACGTCACCGAGATCATCCTCAACATCAAGAGCCTGGTCGTCTCCAGCGAGCACGACGAGCCGATCACGGCGTACCTGCGCAAGCAGGGTGCCGGTCAGGTCACCGCTGCGGACATCTCCGCGCCGGCCGGCGTCGAGATCCACAACCCGGACCTCGTCATCGCGACCCTGAACGACACCGCGCGCTTCGAGCTCGAGCTGACGATCGAGCGTGGCCGTGGCTACGTCTCGGCGACCCAGAACCGCTCGGAGTTCAGCGAGGCCGGTCAGATCCCGATCGACTCGATCTACTCCCCGGTCCTCAAGGTCACCTACCGCGTCGAGGCGACGCGTGCCGGTGAGCGCACGGACTTCGACCGCCTGGTCGTCGACGTCGAGTCGAAGCCGGCCATCACGCCGCGCGACGCCATCGCATCGGCCGGCCGGACGCTCGTCGAGCTGTTCGGGCTCGCCCGTGAGCTCAACACGGCGGCCGAGGGCATCGAGATCGGCCCCGCGCCGGTCGACGCGGTGCTCTCGAACGAGCTGCAGACCCCGATCGAGGACCTCGACCTGTCGGTCCGCAGCTACAACTGCCTCAAGCGGGAGGGCATCAACACGGTGTCCGAGCTCGTCGCCCTGTCGGAGACGCAGCTCATGAACATCCGCAACTTCGGTCAGAAGTCGGTGGACGAGGTCAAGGACAAGCTCACCGAGCTCGGCCTGTCCCTCAAGGACACCGTCCCCGGATTCGACGGCGCCCACTTCTACAGCGGGTACGACGAGGACGAGTCCAACAACTGA
- a CDS encoding LCP family protein, whose translation MPDATRRPLARHGRLPRRRGWTTLASIVASALAVVLVSGTSVAAIAGAQLASAPKTVQLSTDDQSTAKTADITAIKGGANILLIGSDTRVGQFDSADDVQGARNDVTMLIHISQDHQQLTAISFPRDLMVPIPACSNPETGTTYPAATSAQFNTALGNGGVSCVVDTVENLTGLSIPYAGLITFDGVIEMSNALGGVDVCVADPINDTYTGLHLTAGSHNLEGSDALAFLRTRHGVGDGSDLARISSQQVFLSALLRKVTSDGTLSNPITLYKLAGAALSNMTLSDGLAQARTLVGLAGALRGMSTANMLFVQYPVADDPADSARVIVDQDTAHTLNVALQNDQKTSLSDSSTGRASEESTGTATTAPSSGASSSGSSTGSSSAGTSTGTATGTGTSAATPTTTPLPSSITGQSASEQTCSVGN comes from the coding sequence GTGCCCGACGCCACCCGACGACCGCTCGCCCGACACGGCCGGCTCCCCCGCCGCCGCGGATGGACGACGCTGGCGTCGATCGTCGCGTCCGCCCTCGCCGTCGTCCTCGTCAGCGGCACGAGCGTCGCCGCCATCGCCGGCGCCCAGCTCGCCAGCGCGCCGAAGACCGTGCAGCTGAGCACCGACGACCAGAGCACCGCGAAGACCGCCGACATCACGGCGATCAAGGGCGGCGCGAACATCCTCCTCATCGGCAGTGACACCCGCGTCGGGCAGTTCGACTCCGCCGACGACGTGCAGGGCGCCCGCAACGACGTCACGATGCTCATCCACATCTCGCAGGACCACCAGCAGCTGACCGCGATCAGCTTCCCGCGCGACCTCATGGTGCCGATCCCGGCGTGCTCCAACCCCGAGACGGGCACCACGTACCCGGCGGCCACCTCGGCCCAGTTCAACACCGCGCTCGGGAACGGCGGCGTCTCCTGCGTCGTCGACACCGTCGAGAACCTGACCGGCCTGAGCATCCCGTACGCCGGACTCATCACCTTCGACGGCGTCATCGAGATGTCGAACGCGCTCGGGGGCGTCGACGTCTGCGTGGCCGACCCGATCAACGACACCTACACCGGCCTGCACCTGACGGCCGGGTCCCACAACCTCGAGGGGTCCGACGCCCTCGCCTTCCTCCGCACGCGCCACGGTGTGGGTGACGGCAGCGACCTCGCGCGGATCAGCTCGCAGCAGGTGTTCCTGTCGGCCCTGCTCCGCAAGGTCACCTCGGACGGCACGCTGTCCAACCCGATCACGCTGTACAAGCTGGCCGGTGCCGCGCTGTCGAACATGACGCTCTCGGACGGACTCGCCCAGGCCCGCACCCTCGTCGGCCTCGCCGGAGCACTCCGTGGCATGAGCACTGCGAACATGCTCTTCGTGCAGTACCCCGTCGCCGACGACCCCGCTGACAGTGCCCGGGTCATCGTCGACCAGGACACCGCACACACGCTCAACGTCGCGCTGCAGAACGACCAGAAGACCTCGCTGAGCGACTCCTCGACGGGTCGCGCCTCGGAGGAGTCGACCGGCACCGCGACGACCGCACCGTCCTCGGGGGCGTCGAGCAGCGGATCGTCCACAGGTTCCTCGTCCGCCGGCACGTCCACCGGGACGGCGACCGGTACCGGCACCTCGGCCGCGACGCCGACGACGACGCCGCTCCCCTCGTCCATCACCGGACAGAGCGCCTCCGAGCAGACCTGCTCCGTCGGCAACTGA
- a CDS encoding ATP-binding cassette domain-containing protein produces MTTTPLAVEAIGLVKTFGTNRAVDGVDLRVEAGTVYGVLGPNGAGKTTTISMLATLLRPDGGEARVFGHDVRREAQVVRSLIGVTGQYASVDETLSATENLVIFARLLGLGRAESKRKAVELLERFGLTEAASRPLKNFSGGMRRRLDLAASLIAQPPLIFLDEPTTGLDPRTRSQMWDTIRELVATGSTVLLTTQYLDEADQLADRIAVIDHGRVVAEGTSDELKSSIGSASLQLRLTDALRLDAARAIVRNTLGVDAVASPEGSRLTAPMSDPDRVTDLLVSFREAGISLAEMSVQKPTLDEVFLTITGAPATTDDDTQRELEGSIA; encoded by the coding sequence ATGACCACCACACCGCTCGCGGTCGAGGCCATCGGCCTCGTGAAGACCTTCGGGACGAACCGGGCAGTGGACGGTGTCGACCTCCGAGTGGAGGCCGGGACGGTCTACGGCGTGCTCGGTCCGAACGGCGCCGGCAAGACCACCACCATCTCCATGCTCGCGACCCTGCTGCGTCCGGACGGCGGTGAGGCCCGCGTCTTCGGGCACGACGTCCGCCGCGAAGCCCAGGTCGTCCGCTCCCTCATCGGCGTCACCGGGCAGTACGCGAGCGTCGACGAGACGCTCAGCGCGACCGAGAACCTCGTCATCTTCGCGCGCCTGCTCGGCCTCGGCCGGGCCGAGTCGAAGCGGAAGGCCGTCGAGCTGCTCGAGCGCTTCGGCCTGACCGAGGCCGCCTCGCGCCCGCTCAAGAACTTCTCCGGGGGCATGCGCCGGCGTCTCGATCTGGCTGCGAGCCTCATCGCCCAGCCGCCGTTGATCTTCCTCGACGAACCGACGACCGGCCTCGACCCCCGGACCCGCTCGCAGATGTGGGACACCATCCGCGAACTCGTGGCGACCGGTTCGACGGTGCTGCTGACGACGCAGTACCTCGACGAGGCCGACCAGCTCGCCGACCGCATCGCCGTGATCGACCACGGACGCGTGGTGGCCGAGGGCACGAGCGACGAGCTGAAGTCGAGCATCGGCTCGGCGTCGCTGCAGCTCCGGCTGACCGATGCGCTCCGACTCGACGCCGCTCGTGCCATCGTCCGGAACACCCTCGGCGTGGACGCGGTGGCGAGTCCCGAGGGCTCCCGACTCACCGCGCCGATGTCCGACCCGGACCGCGTGACCGACCTCCTCGTGTCGTTCCGCGAGGCCGGCATCTCCCTCGCCGAGATGAGCGTGCAGAAGCCCACGCTCGACGAGGTCTTCCTGACCATCACGGGCGCACCGGCGACGACCGACGACGACACCCAGCGCGAGCTCGAAGGGAGCATCGCATGA
- a CDS encoding SRPBCC family protein, giving the protein MRTTDGTIEDSPTGGYLLRFAQTYPTTPEDLWDAVTDRARLSRWMAPYEGDLRLGGRWLARYDDGTAFTEGTVTACDPPRSFTTTWQARGEDETTVVLTVAAVPDGAALRLEHDGVASRNYGAGWHTYLELLELDLAGDLDGIAAFDWDARYAELQARYRAV; this is encoded by the coding sequence ATGCGCACCACCGACGGCACCATCGAGGACTCACCGACCGGCGGGTACCTCCTCCGGTTCGCCCAGACCTACCCGACCACGCCCGAGGACCTCTGGGACGCGGTGACCGACCGCGCGCGGCTCTCGCGGTGGATGGCACCGTACGAGGGTGACCTGCGGCTCGGGGGACGCTGGCTCGCGCGGTACGACGACGGGACCGCCTTCACCGAGGGCACCGTCACGGCGTGCGATCCGCCGCGGTCGTTCACGACCACGTGGCAGGCGCGCGGTGAGGACGAGACGACGGTCGTCCTGACGGTCGCAGCCGTGCCGGACGGGGCTGCCCTCCGACTCGAGCACGACGGCGTCGCGAGCCGGAACTACGGCGCCGGCTGGCACACCTACCTCGAGTTGCTGGAGCTCGACCTCGCCGGCGACCTCGACGGGATCGCGGCGTTCGACTGGGACGCGCGGTACGCCGAGCTGCAGGCCCGCTACCGGGCGGTCTGA